The following are encoded in a window of Thermoanaerobacter ethanolicus JW 200 genomic DNA:
- a CDS encoding sirohydrochlorin chelatase, which yields MGKGLLIIAHGSRVEETKDVVTMVVEKIKSLKNTKDVKAGFMEFNEPDISTSIREFVEEGIYDIIAVPMFLFEGNHVLHDIPEVFGKEKEKYPGLKIKFARSIGYDDRIVGPQAKEKEVLLMRLQSLI from the coding sequence ATGGGAAAAGGATTATTAATAATAGCACATGGAAGTCGTGTTGAAGAGACTAAAGATGTAGTTACTATGGTTGTAGAAAAAATAAAGAGCCTAAAAAATACCAAAGATGTAAAGGCAGGTTTTATGGAATTTAACGAGCCTGATATATCTACTTCCATAAGAGAATTTGTCGAAGAAGGAATTTACGATATCATAGCAGTTCCTATGTTTTTATTTGAAGGAAACCATGTGTTACATGATATACCTGAGGTTTTTGGAAAAGAAAAAGAAAAATATCCGGGTTTAAAGATTAAGTTTGCAAGGTCTATAGGGTATGATGACAGGATCGTAGGCCCACAAGCAAAGGAGAAGGAAGTATTGCTTATGAGATTGCAAAGCCTTATATAA
- a CDS encoding AbrB/MazE/SpoVT family DNA-binding domain-containing protein yields the protein MIHATSTITGKGQIQLPAEIRKAIGADIGDNVIFIVQDNKEIVLKLIKKKKLSQLGGTLKSQVKFKSIDEETENTKEIWVNKRVRRNNNGENMD from the coding sequence ATGATACATGCTACGTCTACAATTACAGGCAAAGGGCAAATTCAATTGCCTGCAGAAATCAGAAAAGCAATTGGCGCTGATATAGGAGATAACGTCATCTTTATAGTACAAGACAACAAAGAAATAGTGTTGAAATTAATAAAAAAGAAAAAACTTTCACAATTAGGTGGAACGTTAAAATCTCAAGTAAAATTCAAAAGCATTGATGAAGAAACAGAAAATACAAAAGAAATTTGGGTAAATAAAAGAGTAAGGAGAAATAACAATGGAGAAAATATGGATTGA
- a CDS encoding precorrin-6A/cobalt-precorrin-6A reductase, protein MTVGSKNLEKFRVLWEIGKKVTARVLPLSSVIKKCEDLGLKPKDIIAMEGPFTKELNYQMFKERNAEVVVAKESGIVEGVLEKFEAAKMLGIPVILIKRPDINYPVVVTDVDSLINEVTKSGHKQY, encoded by the coding sequence TTGACTGTAGGTAGTAAAAACCTCGAAAAATTTAGGGTTCTCTGGGAAATAGGAAAAAAGGTGACGGCAAGAGTGCTTCCTTTAAGTAGCGTCATAAAAAAGTGTGAAGATTTGGGATTAAAACCCAAAGATATAATAGCGATGGAAGGCCCTTTTACCAAAGAGCTTAATTATCAAATGTTTAAAGAAAGAAATGCGGAAGTGGTTGTGGCAAAAGAAAGTGGCATTGTGGAAGGAGTATTAGAAAAATTTGAAGCTGCTAAAATGCTGGGTATTCCTGTAATTTTAATAAAAAGGCCTGATATAAATTATCCTGTTGTAGTAACAGATGTTGATAGTCTCATAAATGAGGTGACAAAAAGTGGACATAAACAATATTAA
- a CDS encoding precorrin-2 dehydrogenase/sirohydrochlorin ferrochelatase family protein has translation MAYYPVMLNIKNKKCLVVGGGKVALRKILSLVEGEALVTAISPSFDEGIIELAAKEKVELIRREYQQGDVRGFCVAIAATDDEKVNKLVASDGEKYNVLVNVVDDKDLSSFIVPAIVKRGDLIISISTSGKSPLLSRMIKEKLESIFNDDYEKLLQKLYQKRMELKEKDFAEEEKMAIYRKIIEKSGLLK, from the coding sequence ATGGCTTATTACCCTGTAATGCTTAATATAAAAAACAAAAAATGCCTTGTTGTAGGTGGTGGCAAAGTTGCTCTTAGAAAAATTTTATCTCTTGTTGAAGGAGAAGCTTTAGTTACTGCCATTTCTCCTTCTTTTGATGAAGGAATAATTGAGCTTGCAGCAAAAGAAAAAGTGGAACTTATAAGACGTGAGTATCAACAAGGGGATGTAAGGGGATTTTGTGTTGCGATTGCTGCTACAGATGATGAGAAGGTAAATAAACTTGTGGCGTCAGATGGAGAAAAATACAATGTGCTTGTAAATGTGGTTGATGATAAAGACCTTTCTTCTTTTATTGTACCTGCCATTGTAAAAAGGGGAGACTTAATTATTTCTATATCTACAAGTGGCAAAAGTCCACTTCTTTCGAGAATGATAAAAGAAAAATTGGAGTCAATTTTCAATGATGACTATGAAAAACTATTACAAAAACTATATCAGAAGAGGATGGAATTAAAGGAAAAAGATTTTGCTGAAGAAGAGAAAATGGCTATTTACAGAAAAATTATTGAAAAAAGCGGGCTGTTAAAATAA
- the hemB gene encoding porphobilinogen synthase has product MDLVKRPRRLRMNSILRDMIRETSLDVGDLIYPLFVVPGDNIKEEIDSMPGVYHFSIDLLIEEVKEVRDVGIPAILLFGVPSYKDELGSEAYSEEGIVQKAVREIKEKVPEIVVITDVCMCGYTIHGHCGIVENGQVLNDKTVDYIAKIALSHVEAGADIVAPSDMMDGRVAAIRKLLDSKGFVNTPIMAYSAKYASSFYGPFREAAHSAPQFGDRKSYQMDYGNSNEALREIALDIEEGADIVMVKPALSYLDIIRRVKDNFNIPIAAYNVSGEYSMVKAAAKMGWIDEKSTVLEILTSIKRAGADIVITYFAKDVAKWLITL; this is encoded by the coding sequence ATGGATTTGGTAAAAAGGCCAAGAAGGCTTAGGATGAACAGCATTTTAAGGGATATGATAAGAGAAACTTCTTTAGATGTAGGTGACCTTATATATCCTCTTTTTGTTGTGCCAGGAGATAATATAAAAGAAGAGATAGATTCAATGCCGGGTGTTTACCATTTTTCTATAGATTTGCTTATAGAAGAAGTTAAAGAAGTGCGTGACGTTGGAATTCCTGCTATTTTACTTTTTGGTGTGCCTTCATATAAAGATGAATTGGGGTCAGAGGCTTACAGCGAGGAAGGTATCGTTCAAAAAGCCGTAAGAGAAATAAAAGAAAAAGTGCCAGAAATTGTAGTAATAACAGATGTATGTATGTGTGGGTATACAATTCATGGACACTGTGGCATTGTTGAAAATGGCCAAGTTCTAAATGACAAAACAGTGGACTACATTGCTAAAATAGCCTTGTCCCATGTTGAGGCAGGGGCGGATATTGTAGCGCCTTCTGACATGATGGATGGAAGAGTAGCTGCCATAAGAAAGCTTTTAGATAGTAAAGGATTTGTAAATACACCTATTATGGCTTACAGTGCTAAATACGCTTCCTCTTTTTATGGACCTTTTAGAGAAGCAGCCCATTCTGCTCCACAATTTGGCGACAGAAAGTCTTATCAAATGGACTATGGAAACTCCAATGAAGCCTTAAGAGAAATAGCTCTTGACATTGAAGAAGGAGCAGATATTGTCATGGTAAAGCCGGCACTTTCTTATCTTGACATTATAAGGCGGGTAAAGGATAATTTCAACATTCCTATTGCTGCTTATAATGTAAGTGGAGAATATTCAATGGTAAAGGCGGCAGCTAAGATGGGTTGGATTGATGAAAAATCTACAGTCTTAGAAATACTCACTTCAATTAAAAGAGCAGGGGCAGACATAGTTATAACCTACTTTGCAAAGGATGTTGCAAAATGGCTTATTACCCTGTAA
- the hemC gene encoding hydroxymethylbilane synthase, protein MKKVIKVGTRSSELALKQTAMVINEIKKFRQDFEFEIVKITTQGDALIDKPVSEIGGKGVFVKEIESALLKGEIDMAVHSMKDMPYEIPKGLKLMAVLKREDPKDVFVSRDGTQFMDLKEGAKIGTSSLRRQVQLKALKPDIQIVPIRGNVRTRLKKMEELNLDGIVLSAAGLHRLGLENIITEYFPPDVVVPAPCQGILSVEIAESFDNIFQEFYPYIVDRKTFFEASVERELLKAFGVNCRQPFGAYAQYRKEEDEEKINIKVAYQKENKLLKSEATGLIEETDKMIEKLIEEFGGI, encoded by the coding sequence ATGAAAAAAGTTATAAAAGTCGGCACAAGGTCAAGTGAATTGGCTTTAAAGCAAACTGCAATGGTTATAAATGAAATAAAAAAGTTTAGGCAGGATTTTGAATTTGAAATAGTAAAGATAACCACACAAGGGGATGCATTAATTGACAAACCTGTTAGTGAAATAGGGGGAAAAGGGGTTTTTGTAAAAGAAATAGAAAGTGCATTGCTCAAAGGCGAAATTGACATGGCAGTCCACAGCATGAAGGACATGCCTTATGAAATACCTAAAGGGCTCAAACTCATGGCAGTTTTAAAAAGAGAAGACCCAAAGGATGTGTTTGTTTCAAGAGATGGTACGCAATTTATGGATTTAAAAGAAGGGGCTAAAATTGGGACCAGCAGTTTAAGAAGGCAAGTGCAGCTTAAAGCTTTAAAGCCAGACATACAGATTGTTCCAATAAGAGGTAATGTGAGGACGAGGCTCAAAAAAATGGAAGAACTAAACCTTGACGGCATTGTTTTGTCAGCGGCGGGTTTGCACAGGTTAGGATTGGAGAATATTATTACTGAGTATTTTCCACCTGATGTAGTTGTACCAGCACCTTGTCAGGGAATTCTTTCAGTAGAAATTGCAGAAAGTTTTGATAATATATTTCAAGAGTTTTATCCCTACATTGTTGATAGAAAAACATTTTTTGAGGCTTCTGTTGAAAGGGAACTTCTAAAAGCCTTTGGAGTTAATTGTAGACAGCCTTTTGGTGCCTATGCCCAATACAGAAAAGAGGAAGACGAAGAAAAAATAAACATAAAAGTTGCTTATCAAAAAGAGAATAAGCTTTTAAAAAGTGAAGCGACTGGCTTAATTGAAGAAACCGATAAAATGATAGAAAAGCTTATTGAAGAATTTGGAGGTATATGA
- the hemA gene encoding glutamyl-tRNA reductase has protein sequence MDINNIKMVGVDKDTPLELREKVSFKDIGEALIKLKELGLEEVVILSTCHRSEIYFYSQKISTDEVKDFFINYFGLKEDFIKYLRQIYGLDAVEHIFRVACGLESMVVGEDQILSQVKEAIDTAQTFNSSGKILFKLFRDAVTLGKKARTDTGIKDLALSISYIAVKFVQEVFEDIKGKKAFVIGLGEMGQNAMKNLIDKGADVFVTNRTFSKTIQLKEQIPEIHVVPYEQKYLYIASSDIVISATNAPHYTISYEKFKEVYNGRKICMVDIALPRDIDPRIGQIEGVSLYTIDDLKKTAEENKKERLLLIPVIEKMVKEEVDKFEKWYKTLEIEPYIKEVSRYANEVYNTEFQRIVNKLTDVSEKDKENIKIALKRVANKMANKMITYLKENAY, from the coding sequence GTGGACATAAACAATATTAAAATGGTGGGAGTAGATAAGGATACTCCTTTAGAATTGAGAGAAAAAGTTTCTTTTAAAGATATTGGAGAGGCATTAATAAAATTAAAAGAGTTGGGACTGGAGGAGGTTGTAATACTTTCCACCTGTCACAGAAGTGAAATTTACTTCTATTCACAAAAAATATCCACGGATGAAGTAAAAGATTTTTTCATAAATTACTTTGGCTTAAAAGAAGATTTCATAAAATATTTAAGGCAAATTTACGGACTTGATGCAGTGGAACACATTTTTAGAGTTGCCTGTGGACTTGAATCTATGGTAGTAGGTGAAGACCAAATATTGTCACAGGTGAAGGAGGCTATAGATACCGCACAGACTTTCAACTCTTCCGGAAAGATACTTTTTAAACTCTTTAGAGATGCAGTAACTCTTGGGAAAAAAGCTCGTACAGATACGGGTATAAAAGATCTGGCTTTGTCTATAAGCTATATTGCAGTTAAATTTGTTCAAGAAGTATTTGAGGATATAAAAGGCAAAAAGGCTTTTGTGATAGGTCTTGGCGAGATGGGGCAAAATGCTATGAAAAATCTCATAGATAAGGGTGCTGATGTATTTGTTACAAACAGGACTTTTTCAAAAACCATCCAATTAAAGGAGCAAATTCCAGAGATACATGTTGTGCCTTATGAACAAAAATATCTTTACATTGCCAGTAGTGATATTGTAATAAGTGCCACAAATGCTCCTCATTATACGATAAGTTATGAAAAGTTCAAAGAAGTTTACAATGGAAGAAAAATTTGCATGGTAGATATAGCTCTTCCTAGGGATATAGACCCAAGAATAGGACAAATAGAAGGGGTAAGTCTTTATACTATTGACGATTTAAAAAAGACAGCGGAGGAAAACAAAAAAGAGAGGCTTTTACTCATTCCCGTTATTGAAAAAATGGTGAAAGAGGAAGTGGATAAATTTGAAAAATGGTACAAAACACTTGAAATAGAGCCTTATATAAAAGAAGTAAGTAGATATGCCAATGAAGTTTATAACACAGAATTTCAAAGAATTGTAAATAAATTGACTGACGTATCTGAAAAAGACAAGGAAAATATAAAAATCGCTTTAAAAAGAGTTGCAAATAAAATGGCTAATAAAATGATAACGTACCTTAAAGAAAACGCCTATTAG
- the cobA gene encoding uroporphyrinogen-III C-methyltransferase — protein MSGIVYLIGAGPGDIGLLTLRAVELIKNADVLVYDRLINEDILKMAKKDAELIDVGKFPDNHKVPQSKINEIIAEKALSGKKVARIKGGDPFVFGRGGEEAEYLSQKRIPYEVVPGITSAVAVLSYAGIPVTHRDLSSSFHVITGHEWEGKDKNLDWEVISKLKGTLVFLMGIKNIEKIVQKLLNYGKDPHTPAAVVMEGTTPKQKVVTGKLIDIPSLVRKEGIKNPGVFAVGDVVALRDRLKWYENKKLFGKRILLTRTYEQSQQMKKILSEEGADVVVCPTIKITPFLDNIVKFLEEIHKFDYAVFTSVNGVWSFIEASREKRFDLRNLSIKVVAIGSKTAEALENIFIYPDIIPEEYTSYSLANALKKHVEGKNIALLTSQIGGDILMESLENCANVQKIVAYKNEPNYEIKGNLISKLRKGIDIAVFTSSSTFNYMHQLIGDEINLLKNSKIAAIGPVTKKAIEDKGFNVDIMPSEYTTEKLIEEILKNYQNQ, from the coding sequence ATGTCAGGGATTGTATATTTGATCGGAGCAGGACCTGGAGATATTGGGCTTTTAACATTGAGAGCAGTCGAACTAATAAAAAATGCAGATGTGCTGGTGTATGATAGGCTCATTAATGAAGATATTTTAAAAATGGCAAAAAAGGATGCAGAGCTTATTGATGTTGGGAAGTTTCCGGATAATCACAAAGTACCTCAAAGTAAAATAAACGAAATAATTGCGGAAAAGGCCCTTTCTGGCAAAAAAGTAGCGAGAATTAAAGGAGGAGACCCATTTGTATTCGGAAGAGGTGGCGAAGAGGCCGAATATCTTTCACAAAAAAGAATACCTTATGAGGTAGTGCCAGGCATAACATCTGCAGTGGCTGTCCTATCCTATGCAGGAATTCCTGTAACTCATAGAGATTTAAGCTCTTCATTTCACGTAATAACGGGTCATGAATGGGAAGGGAAAGATAAAAACCTCGATTGGGAGGTTATATCAAAACTCAAGGGGACACTTGTATTTCTCATGGGGATAAAAAATATAGAAAAAATTGTGCAAAAACTTCTCAATTACGGCAAAGATCCTCATACACCAGCAGCAGTAGTAATGGAAGGCACTACTCCAAAGCAAAAAGTTGTAACTGGGAAACTCATTGATATTCCAAGTCTCGTCCGAAAAGAAGGAATAAAAAATCCGGGAGTTTTTGCTGTAGGAGATGTTGTGGCATTAAGGGATAGATTAAAATGGTACGAAAACAAAAAGCTTTTTGGAAAAAGGATTTTGCTTACAAGGACCTATGAACAGTCACAGCAGATGAAAAAAATTTTGAGTGAAGAGGGAGCAGATGTTGTTGTTTGTCCTACTATTAAAATCACGCCGTTTTTAGATAATATAGTAAAGTTTTTAGAAGAAATACATAAATTCGATTATGCTGTATTTACAAGTGTAAATGGCGTTTGGAGTTTTATTGAAGCTTCCCGAGAAAAAAGGTTTGATTTAAGAAATTTAAGTATTAAAGTAGTAGCGATAGGAAGTAAGACTGCGGAAGCTTTAGAAAATATTTTTATATATCCAGATATAATTCCTGAGGAGTACACCTCATACTCTTTAGCAAATGCACTTAAAAAACATGTTGAAGGAAAAAACATAGCGCTTTTGACTTCTCAGATAGGCGGGGATATATTAATGGAAAGTCTAGAAAATTGTGCTAACGTACAAAAAATTGTCGCATATAAAAATGAACCAAATTATGAAATAAAGGGAAATCTTATAAGTAAACTCCGCAAAGGAATAGATATTGCTGTATTTACAAGTTCCTCTACTTTTAATTATATGCATCAATTAATAGGAGACGAAATAAATCTTCTAAAAAACTCTAAAATAGCTGCAATAGGACCTGTAACAAAGAAAGCTATAGAGGATAAAGGATTTAATGTAGACATAATGCCAAGTGAATACACAACGGAAAAACTTATTGAAGAAATATTAAAAAACTATCAAAACCAATAG
- a CDS encoding precorrin-6A/cobalt-precorrin-6A reductase, with product MYKNNIDIVVDATHLFAKDISINAINAYNKTGIKYIRYERKNLYYYNAIVVESFEEAAEENTAAFF from the coding sequence ATTTATAAAAACAACATAGACATTGTAGTTGATGCAACGCATCTTTTTGCAAAAGATATAAGCATAAATGCTATAAATGCCTATAACAAAACTGGCATCAAGTATATAAGGTATGAAAGAAAAAACCTATATTACTACAATGCCATTGTAGTTGAAAGTTTTGAAGAGGCAGCAGAAGAAAATACGGCAGCATTTTTTTGA
- the cobU gene encoding bifunctional adenosylcobinamide kinase/adenosylcobinamide-phosphate guanylyltransferase, with protein sequence MSLVMITGGARSGKSEFAEKLALEKGGNSVLYIATSIPFDEEMKERVKRHKERRSSAWQTKEVYKNLYSVIAESSAKVALIDCLTVMITNLLMEVDLTWENAGMEEIDNIENQIADEVDEILTAKKDFKGDIILVTNEVGMGLVPEYKLGRIFRDIAGRMNKKVADAADEVYLMVSGIPLKIKG encoded by the coding sequence ATGAGCCTTGTTATGATCACAGGTGGTGCAAGGTCTGGCAAAAGTGAATTTGCTGAAAAATTGGCTTTAGAAAAAGGAGGAAACAGTGTCCTTTATATAGCTACTTCTATTCCTTTTGACGAAGAAATGAAGGAAAGAGTCAAAAGGCATAAAGAGAGAAGATCTTCTGCTTGGCAGACGAAAGAGGTCTATAAAAATCTATACAGTGTAATTGCAGAAAGCAGTGCGAAAGTCGCATTGATTGACTGCCTTACAGTTATGATTACAAACCTATTAATGGAAGTTGACTTAACATGGGAGAATGCAGGAATGGAGGAGATTGATAATATAGAAAATCAGATTGCTGATGAAGTAGATGAAATATTGACTGCTAAGAAAGATTTTAAGGGGGATATAATTCTTGTGACAAATGAAGTGGGAATGGGATTAGTGCCCGAATACAAACTGGGCAGGATATTTAGAGATATAGCAGGCAGGATGAATAAAAAAGTGGCAGATGCTGCAGATGAAGTTTATTTAATGGTTTCAGGAATACCTCTTAAAATAAAGGGATAA
- the cobM gene encoding precorrin-4 C(11)-methyltransferase, translating into MVYFIGAGPGDPELITLKGMKIIQACDVIIYAGSLVNKEILKYAKPEAEIYDSALVNLDEIIELMVKSYNEGKDVARIHTGDPAIYGAIHEQIRRLEEENIDYEVIPGVSSFLAAAAVLKKELTIPEITQTVIITRIGGRTKVPPKEDLKDLSRHKATMAIFLSVQDIDKVVLELKEGYEETTPVSVVYKATWEDQVIVTGTLNDISQKVKSKGINKTAMILVGDFLKDVTSYSKLYDKEFSHSFRKKEDL; encoded by the coding sequence GTGGTTTATTTTATTGGTGCAGGACCAGGTGACCCTGAACTTATAACATTAAAGGGGATGAAAATAATACAGGCTTGTGATGTCATCATATACGCAGGGTCACTTGTCAATAAAGAGATATTGAAATACGCAAAACCAGAGGCTGAAATTTACGATAGCGCTTTAGTGAATCTTGATGAAATAATTGAGCTTATGGTAAAATCTTATAATGAGGGGAAAGATGTAGCGAGAATACACACAGGAGACCCTGCTATTTACGGTGCCATACATGAACAGATTAGAAGGCTGGAAGAAGAAAATATAGATTATGAAGTAATTCCCGGTGTTAGTTCTTTTTTGGCAGCAGCGGCAGTTTTGAAAAAAGAGCTGACGATTCCTGAAATAACCCAGACGGTTATTATAACACGAATAGGCGGAAGGACAAAAGTACCTCCAAAAGAAGACTTAAAAGATTTATCCCGCCACAAAGCTACAATGGCGATATTTTTAAGCGTGCAGGACATTGACAAAGTTGTTTTAGAGTTGAAAGAGGGTTATGAAGAGACTACACCTGTATCAGTTGTGTACAAAGCTACTTGGGAAGACCAAGTGATTGTTACAGGTACTCTCAATGACATTTCACAAAAGGTCAAATCAAAGGGAATAAATAAAACAGCCATGATACTTGTAGGAGATTTTTTAAAAGATGTAACGTCTTATTCAAAGCTTTATGATAAGGAATTTTCTCATAGCTTCAGGAAGAAGGAAGATTTATGA
- the cobS gene encoding adenosylcobinamide-GDP ribazoletransferase, which yields MEEIKRLVLAMQFMTRLPIPIEIDVEKREFYRIASYFPIVGIVIGGILSLLYIALKDFFSREIVMTFIVAFSYVLIGAMHIDGLADTFDGLFSNKDKSKMLEIMRDSRLGTNGVLAAIFMVVLKILFLTNIHENITLTALLITPIIGRLSIVFSMMISKSARGGEGLGGLMLGKVGIREFAIAFVISIATSYFILPLAVFVKILTISLFVTYIVSKYISLRIGGMTGDTLGAVNELAELTALICFVSVSL from the coding sequence ATGGAAGAAATTAAAAGATTGGTACTTGCGATGCAATTTATGACACGCCTTCCTATACCAATAGAAATTGATGTTGAAAAAAGAGAGTTTTATAGAATAGCATCTTATTTTCCAATAGTCGGAATTGTTATAGGAGGTATCCTTTCACTTTTGTATATTGCTTTAAAGGATTTCTTTTCCCGGGAAATTGTAATGACTTTTATTGTAGCTTTTTCTTATGTTTTAATAGGAGCAATGCATATTGACGGGCTTGCAGATACTTTTGATGGACTTTTTAGCAATAAGGATAAAAGTAAAATGCTGGAGATAATGAGAGACTCGAGACTTGGCACTAATGGAGTCTTAGCTGCAATTTTTATGGTTGTTTTAAAAATATTATTTCTCACCAATATACACGAAAATATTACTTTAACAGCACTTTTAATTACCCCAATTATTGGGAGATTGTCAATTGTGTTTTCTATGATGATAAGTAAATCTGCAAGAGGTGGAGAAGGCCTTGGAGGACTCATGCTGGGTAAAGTAGGGATAAGGGAATTTGCCATTGCTTTTGTTATTTCAATTGCTACAAGCTATTTTATACTGCCTTTAGCGGTTTTTGTAAAAATACTTACTATATCGCTTTTTGTTACTTATATTGTATCAAAGTATATTTCGCTGAGAATAGGTGGTATGACTGGGGATACTTTAGGTGCAGTAAATGAATTGGCAGAGCTTACTGCACTCATTTGCTTTGTAAGTGTGTCATTATAA
- a CDS encoding precorrin-2 C(20)-methyltransferase, which yields MKGDVVFMEFPMTYSKEDLKTKWEENVKKIKELLDEGKDVAFITIGDPMIYSTYIYILKGIEDYEVETIPGITSYSAAASRLNIPIAEGNETFAVISSGDVTEISKALDMFDNVVLMKISRRYEEIVNLLKEKSFKGYLVIKCGHKEEKISYHLDRYIGKKIDYLSLIIAKKVK from the coding sequence ATAAAAGGCGATGTAGTATTTATGGAATTTCCCATGACCTACTCAAAAGAAGACCTCAAAACAAAGTGGGAAGAAAATGTTAAAAAAATCAAAGAGTTGCTTGATGAGGGGAAAGACGTAGCTTTTATAACAATAGGAGACCCCATGATTTACAGTACCTACATATACATTTTAAAAGGAATTGAGGATTACGAAGTAGAGACGATTCCTGGAATTACCTCCTATAGTGCAGCCGCCTCAAGGTTAAATATCCCAATTGCGGAGGGAAACGAGACTTTTGCAGTGATTTCATCAGGAGATGTAACGGAAATTTCAAAAGCTCTTGATATGTTTGATAACGTGGTATTAATGAAAATTTCGAGAAGATACGAGGAAATAGTAAATCTTCTAAAAGAAAAAAGCTTCAAAGGATACCTTGTGATAAAGTGCGGCCATAAAGAGGAAAAAATATCCTACCACCTTGATAGATATATAGGGAAAAAGATAGATTATTTGTCACTCATTATTGCAAAGAAGGTGAAGTAG
- a CDS encoding PIN domain-containing protein encodes MEKIWIDANVILRYLLKDNEEFYAKAYEIMKKADSGELKLLVSPLTIAEVVWTLESFYKISKDQISDTLITFICSEAVEAEERDTLILSLNSYKENNVDFIDAYIAAHAINSGDKKVFTFDKKHFSRLNVKLF; translated from the coding sequence ATGGAGAAAATATGGATTGACGCCAATGTCATTTTGAGATACCTTTTAAAGGACAATGAAGAATTTTATGCAAAAGCGTATGAAATTATGAAAAAAGCGGACAGCGGAGAATTAAAACTTCTCGTATCTCCTCTCACTATTGCAGAAGTAGTATGGACACTTGAGTCTTTCTACAAGATATCAAAGGATCAAATATCTGATACGCTTATTACCTTTATATGTTCTGAAGCTGTGGAAGCAGAAGAACGGGACACATTAATTCTATCTCTAAACAGCTATAAAGAAAATAATGTTGATTTTATTGATGCGTATATAGCTGCCCATGCGATAAATTCAGGAGACAAAAAAGTATTTACTTTTGATAAAAAACATTTCTCAAGGCTTAACGTAAAATTATTTTAA